A single window of Periophthalmus magnuspinnatus isolate fPerMag1 chromosome 22, fPerMag1.2.pri, whole genome shotgun sequence DNA harbors:
- the si:dkey-87k14.1 gene encoding leucine-rich repeat transmembrane protein FLRT2 produces the protein MELQWRLWSKNWVSLIRPWIPILLGLHLQFSRASQCPEECRCDRTFVYCNERSLTSVPVGIGEGYKTLYLHNNQINNAGFPSELHHVASVETVYLYGNELDEFPINLPKNVRVVHLQENNIQTISRAALAQLLWLEELHLDDNSISTVGVEEGAFQEAVSLKMLFLTKNHLSSVPIGLPETLKELRLDENRIAVIVEEAFKNVTRLERLLLDGNLLTDEGIAPGTFQDLRTLRELSLARNSLTYPPPFLPGEVLVKLNFQENQMTHIPARAFAGLHRLEKLDISNNQLQSLTLGVFDDLLSLRQLTVRNNLWLCDCSVAWVVAWLKSLPGSLNVRGFMCHKPEALRGMVIRELSQELVQCPQSTEAAPPRPSTAPPPMSLSTHVPLVTKFINPSFRKPLPTFPTLYPIYTTREGGLRTRRPQDPRREGLQVTFAIQNGSAIHVSWAAAFPVTAFKVTWARMGPSLTGETVRERIVGGDHRGIRLANLEPKSTYRICVIPLDAFNNYRPKDDTVCTEAVTTAASYSPENKRPSGPEQATQPEPGSPFLLAGLIGGAVIVVLVLLLSIFCWHMHNKSRSKSSSATWKYNRGRRKDDYCEAGTKKDNSILEMTETSFQIVSLNNEQLLKGELRIQPIYTPNGGIGFRDCPLGNSTVYCKNNVQEAEYART, from the coding sequence atggAGTTACAGTGGCGTCTATGGAGTAAAAACTGGGTGTCCCTCATAAGACCGTGGATCCCTATATTGCTTGGCCTGCACCTCCAGTTCTCCCGGGCGTCCCAGTGTCCCGAGGAGTGCCGCTGTGATCGCACTTTTGTTTACTGCAACGAGAGGAGTCTGACCTCAGTGCCTGTGGGAATCGGGGAGGGCTATAAGACTCTCTACCTCCACAACAACCAAATCAATAACGCCGGGTTCCCGTCGGAGCTGCACCACGTGGCTTCGGTGGAGACGGTGTATCTCTATGGCAACGAGCTGGACGAGTTTCCCATAAATCTGCCGAAAAATGTGCGCGTCGTCCACCTGCAGGAGAACAACATCCAGACCATTTCGAGAGCAGCTCTGGCGCAGTTGTTGTGGCTCGAGGAATTGCATTTGGATGATAACTCGATATCGACGGTCGGCGTGGAGGAGGGGGCGTTCCAAGAGGCGGTGAGTTTGAAAATGCTGTTTCTCACCAAAAACCACCTGAGCAGCGTGCCTATCGGTCTTCCGGAAACCTTAAAAGAGCTGCGGTTGGACGAGAACAGGATTGCGGTGATTGTCGAGGAAGCGTTTAAGAATGTCACTCGTCTGGAGCGTCTCCTCCTGGACGGGAATCTTTTGACGGATGAAGGGATCGCGCCGGGGACGTTTCAGGACCTGAGAACGTTGAGGGAGTTGTCACTGGCGAGGAATTCTCTCACGTACCCGCCCCCGTTTCTACCCGGAGAGGTGCTAGTTAAGCTGAACTTCCAGGAGAATCAGATGACGCACATCCCAGCCCGGGCCTTcgcgggattacacagactggAAAAGTTGGATATTTCGAACAACCAGCTGCAGTCTCTGACACTGGGAGTTTTTGACGACCTGCTGagcctgaggcagctgacggtTCGGAACAACCTGTGGCTGTGCGACTGCAGCGTGGCGTGGGTGGTGGCCTGGCTCAAGTCGCTGCCCGGATCACTGAACGTGCGGGGCTTCATGTGCCACAAACCCGAGGCGCTCCGAGGAATGGTGATCCGGGAGCTGAGCCAGGAGCTGGTGCAGTGCCCGCAGAGCACAGAGGCCGCCCCCCCTCGGCCCTCCACCGCCCCTCCGCCCATGTCCCTGTCGACACATGTCCCATTAGTCACCAAGTTCATCAACCCCTCCTTCAGAAAGCCCCTCCCCACCTTTCCCACTCTGTACCCCATTTACACCACCAGAGAGGGGGGGCTGAGGACTCGGAGACCCCAGGACCCCCGCAGAGAGGGTCTGCAGGTCACTTTTGCCATACAGAACGGCTCGGCCATCCACGTGAGCTGGGCGGCCGCCTTTCCGGTCACTGCCTTTAAAGTGACGTGGGCTCGGATGGGTCCCAGTCTGACGGGGGAGACCGTGAGAGAGAGGATTGTGGGAGGGGACCACAGGGGCATCAGACTGGCCAATCTGGAGCCTAAATCCACCTACAGGATCTGTGTGATTCCTCTGGACGCGTTCAACAACTACCGTCCCAAAGACGACACCGTGTGCACAGAGGCGGTGACCACCGCCGCCTCCTACAGCCCAGAGAACAAACGCCCGTCCGGACCGGAGCAGGCCACTCAGCCCGAGCCCGGCTCCCCCTTTCTGTTGGCCGGTCTGATCGGAGGAGCTGTGATCGTGGTCCTGGTGCTGCTGCTCAGTATCTTCTGTTGGCACATGCACAACAAGAGCCGCTCCAAATCCTCCTCCGCCACATGGAAATACAACCGCGGGCGCAGGAAAGACGACTACTGCGAGGCTGGCACCAAGAAGGATAATTCTATCCTGGAAATGACTGAGACCAGCTTCCAGATAGTCTCACTCAACAATGAGCAGCTCCTCAAGGGAGAGCTGCGCATTCAGCCTATTTACACCCCTAATGGGGGCATCGGTTTCCGAGACTGCCCCCTGGGGAACAGCACAGTTTACTGCAAGAACAATGTTCAGGAGGCCGAGTACGCGCGCACATGA